Proteins found in one Parabacteroides pacaensis genomic segment:
- a CDS encoding InlB B-repeat-containing protein, producing the protein MALDITKKTGDSLSADEFNEVVSAINGKVDKEIGKGLSSNDYTAQDKNDLFTLKGDLSEVRTQVKELINNPVSASVAVTDSEKKVGLYNVLGKSQDLYECTFVLEGLPITQGSTKDFILTDEPLGNKVYISIRSLVITDGNIFYTGGYSIIKLFIDENLNTCLTIKCNEAVSGTLKATVVLQYLKIEAIRVDFKIGNIASSVDKSALTLQFPLLKYNKKFAYTFIVDDDKVDSNKLFFTIHKKWVDDEKNYHFGQAHTTGHTPSKTLGYTDGCGTEKRFTYGVAVWPGLGNNYIDNFMDPPANKEVGKAYPYLVWREILQIMDFGNEIHFHDVNMNNVNDISELLKGLEAAQRVTLEKTRTGIKVMVRPNGDDNYIEAAKEYGDIVFITTEGGNHTIDSLTDNVNLEKGIIWRRNCDSITKESYLSKITEVSGMTNKWICDFTHSPSAGVLEGLLAINDTYGKDGNDSIWFATIDEIYEYWFIRKFTRIRKTIENDGVLFTLFVPCLPYSRHIDFTVQFQGLSYSNQTIQALSNIYGLTYGSVEGKFNININANKNLPDLAEKYTSRYESSSLDEDKEDALYFVSQLREDLKTPFIARLNVGEVPPVLNSVSINSGAASTYDSNVVVTLNVIGKITHYKISENQDLTSVSWIEGTSKSLAFNLSSGTYGTKNIYVQVKNTYGESEIKGDSIEYQEKPAVTYTVIARANNSAYGSVTPASQTVPPGSSGEVTANANSGYVIESWSGADNFTGIGQSQGTARLTNIQSDKTVICNFKQEGSTPSTKKKAIISIGWAAADATFDSETGISRLRGITADSSFWDITGQVMGKLGRAFSKSSVTASLTNNTGKRGAITGNDSGMYPDKYLAVMASPWLVSGDELPAMTLSISDLTPGTYKVKIFASTVYSAVSAATIRYAVNGVVTEKPGSFCLNNLSNYIEFENIVSDGTLTIISTADLSNLSPVNIIEIEEV; encoded by the coding sequence ACAGCGAGAAAAAAGTCGGCTTGTATAATGTATTGGGAAAAAGCCAGGATTTATACGAGTGTACTTTTGTATTAGAAGGGCTTCCCATAACACAAGGGAGCACTAAAGATTTTATCTTAACAGATGAACCGCTAGGAAATAAAGTTTATATTTCTATCCGCAGTTTGGTTATAACAGACGGAAATATTTTTTATACCGGTGGATATTCTATTATAAAATTATTCATTGATGAAAACCTAAACACCTGTTTGACCATAAAATGCAATGAGGCTGTTTCCGGTACACTAAAAGCAACCGTCGTTTTGCAATATCTAAAAATAGAGGCCATAAGGGTGGATTTCAAGATCGGTAATATTGCCAGCAGCGTGGATAAGTCAGCCCTGACGCTTCAATTCCCGCTATTAAAATACAACAAAAAGTTTGCCTATACCTTTATTGTGGATGATGACAAAGTAGATTCTAACAAATTATTTTTCACGATCCATAAAAAATGGGTAGATGATGAAAAAAACTATCATTTCGGACAAGCTCATACTACGGGACACACCCCGTCCAAAACCCTGGGTTATACAGATGGATGCGGAACGGAAAAACGGTTTACATACGGGGTTGCTGTCTGGCCAGGCCTAGGAAACAATTACATCGATAACTTTATGGATCCTCCGGCAAATAAAGAAGTCGGCAAAGCCTACCCTTATCTTGTCTGGCGTGAAATCTTGCAAATCATGGACTTTGGAAATGAAATCCATTTCCACGATGTAAACATGAATAATGTAAACGATATTTCTGAACTTTTAAAAGGGCTTGAGGCTGCACAGCGGGTTACACTGGAAAAAACAAGGACAGGCATTAAGGTTATGGTACGGCCTAATGGAGATGATAACTATATAGAAGCTGCTAAAGAATACGGGGATATCGTTTTCATAACTACGGAAGGGGGCAATCATACAATCGATTCTTTAACAGACAACGTCAATTTAGAAAAAGGCATCATCTGGCGAAGGAACTGCGACAGCATTACAAAAGAGAGTTATTTATCTAAAATAACAGAGGTCTCCGGGATGACAAACAAATGGATATGTGATTTTACGCATTCTCCCTCGGCTGGTGTGCTGGAAGGGCTTCTTGCGATAAATGATACCTATGGAAAAGATGGAAATGATAGTATCTGGTTTGCAACTATTGACGAAATCTATGAGTATTGGTTTATTAGAAAGTTTACCCGGATAAGAAAAACAATAGAAAATGACGGGGTGCTTTTTACTCTTTTTGTACCCTGCCTTCCATATAGCCGGCATATAGATTTTACAGTACAATTCCAAGGGCTTAGTTATTCCAATCAAACCATACAGGCCTTATCTAATATATATGGCTTAACTTATGGATCGGTAGAAGGAAAATTCAACATTAATATCAATGCAAACAAGAATCTGCCGGATTTGGCTGAAAAATACACTTCCCGCTACGAAAGCAGTTCATTGGATGAAGATAAAGAGGATGCCCTTTATTTTGTTTCCCAACTAAGAGAGGATTTAAAAACTCCCTTTATTGCCCGTCTTAATGTCGGTGAAGTCCCGCCGGTTTTAAATTCAGTATCTATCAATTCTGGGGCAGCTTCTACTTATGATTCGAATGTGGTTGTTACTTTGAACGTTATAGGGAAAATAACTCATTATAAAATTTCAGAAAATCAGGATTTAACCTCCGTTAGCTGGATAGAAGGAACGTCAAAAAGCCTAGCCTTTAATCTTTCTAGCGGAACATACGGAACAAAAAACATTTACGTACAAGTAAAAAACACTTACGGGGAATCAGAAATAAAAGGAGATTCTATTGAGTATCAGGAAAAGCCTGCGGTTACTTATACCGTAATAGCCCGGGCTAATAATTCCGCTTACGGCTCGGTTACCCCGGCTTCACAAACCGTACCTCCCGGATCGTCAGGAGAGGTTACAGCTAACGCCAACAGCGGGTATGTAATAGAAAGCTGGAGCGGAGCGGATAATTTTACAGGGATCGGACAATCCCAAGGGACAGCCCGCCTAACAAATATCCAATCCGACAAAACAGTTATTTGTAATTTCAAACAGGAAGGAAGCACGCCATCTACGAAAAAGAAAGCTATTATAAGTATCGGTTGGGCTGCTGCCGACGCTACATTTGACAGTGAAACAGGGATAAGCCGGCTAAGAGGAATAACGGCCGATTCCTCCTTCTGGGATATCACCGGACAGGTTATGGGAAAATTAGGAAGGGCTTTTAGTAAATCATCAGTTACTGCCAGTCTTACTAACAATACAGGTAAACGTGGTGCTATTACTGGAAATGATTCGGGGATGTACCCGGACAAATATTTAGCCGTTATGGCTAGTCCTTGGCTGGTTAGTGGCGATGAGTTACCCGCCATGACATTGTCAATCTCCGATTTAACCCCCGGAACCTATAAAGTAAAGATATTTGCTAGTACAGTATATTCGGCAGTTTCCGCAGCTACCATACGATATGCTGTAAATGGAGTGGTAACGGAAAAGCCAGGGTCTTTTTGCTTAAATAATTTAAGTAACTATATAGAGTTTGAAAATATTGTCTCTGACGGTACATTGACTATTATTTCTACGGCTGATCTGTCTAATTTAAGTCCAGTTAATATAATAGAAATAGAGGAGGTTTAA